Proteins encoded within one genomic window of Candidatus Tanganyikabacteria bacterium:
- a CDS encoding glycosyltransferase: MLDYFAAGLPVISTPFGARGLDVVAGEHAVLCELHEFPEALRALPAGDGPAMALRARDHARASFSWETIGAGLAAKLATQLQAAQIAIAP, translated from the coding sequence ATGCTCGACTACTTCGCGGCCGGCCTGCCCGTGATCTCCACGCCCTTCGGCGCGCGGGGCCTCGACGTCGTGGCGGGCGAGCACGCGGTGCTGTGCGAGTTGCACGAGTTCCCGGAAGCGCTGCGAGCGCTGCCGGCCGGGGATGGGCCCGCCATGGCGCTCCGGGCCCGCGACCACGCTCGGGCTAGCTTCTCCTGGGAGACGATCGGCGCAGGGCTGGCCGCGAAGCTAGCGACGCAACTCCAGGCGGCGCAGATAGCGATCGCCCCTTGA